In Alkalihalobacillus sp. TS-13, the following are encoded in one genomic region:
- the holA gene encoding DNA polymerase III subunit delta, with translation MKLSIKDLNKKLKNGTYSSLYLLYGKEKYILEYTQKMIVQAVLEEETADFNLSAFDMEEQSIDTAIEDAETLPFMGERRVVILQNPYFLTGAKTKSKVEHDLKRLESYLKDPSEQAIVIFVAPYEKLDERKKIVKTLKKQAEVMVADKMNVRLQKDWIEHAAKEANVTISNEAAERLIQLQGENLALLISEVKKMALYVGEGEQIDPQTVDELISRSLESNVFTMVEHVANRRIDSALRICYDLLKQNEEPIKLMALLSRQFRIILQVKQLRVQGHTEKNIASTLSLHPYAVKIAAKQSASFQEDELKSLLMKAADADFEMKTGQRDKTLTLELFLTSLARQSQTN, from the coding sequence ATGAAATTGTCTATAAAGGACTTGAATAAGAAGCTGAAGAATGGAACCTACTCTTCACTTTATTTATTATACGGAAAAGAAAAATACATATTGGAATATACGCAAAAAATGATTGTACAAGCTGTTTTGGAGGAAGAAACTGCTGATTTCAACCTATCCGCTTTCGATATGGAAGAGCAGTCAATTGATACTGCGATTGAAGATGCAGAAACCCTTCCATTCATGGGTGAACGTCGGGTCGTCATCCTACAGAATCCATACTTTCTGACAGGTGCAAAAACCAAAAGCAAGGTAGAACATGATTTGAAGCGACTGGAATCTTATCTCAAAGATCCATCCGAGCAAGCGATTGTCATTTTCGTCGCACCATATGAAAAGTTGGATGAACGGAAAAAGATCGTTAAGACGTTGAAAAAGCAAGCGGAAGTGATGGTAGCAGATAAAATGAATGTCAGGCTGCAAAAGGATTGGATTGAACATGCAGCAAAAGAAGCTAATGTCACAATCTCAAATGAGGCCGCAGAAAGGCTGATCCAACTTCAGGGTGAAAATTTGGCATTACTCATCAGTGAAGTCAAAAAGATGGCACTATATGTAGGCGAGGGGGAGCAGATCGACCCCCAAACAGTCGACGAATTGATTTCACGTTCTCTCGAAAGCAACGTGTTCACAATGGTCGAGCACGTAGCGAACCGCCGTATTGATTCAGCTTTACGAATTTGCTATGACCTATTGAAACAGAATGAAGAACCGATCAAATTGATGGCTTTGCTATCAAGACAGTTCCGAATCATCCTCCAGGTCAAACAATTACGGGTACAAGGACATACTGAAAAGAATATTGCATCAACTCTGTCGTTACACCCTTATGCAGTTAAAATTGCTGCAAAACAAAGTGCTTCTTTTCAGGAGGATGAGCTGAAATCGTTATTGATGAAAGCAGCCGATGCTGATTTTGAGATGAAAACCGGCCAAAG